One Glycine max cultivar Williams 82 chromosome 3, Glycine_max_v4.0, whole genome shotgun sequence DNA window includes the following coding sequences:
- the LOC100790564 gene encoding WD repeat-containing protein — MIWTYDTSTPVSRNATIYCGTEILSLDWECKSDRLLLIGTSDGCIKAWNVDAKRVVCDLNTTEAFPSVLDIKCIPVEPIFVSAAASGGAGSNYIDNLGFASLTVWNMKTWKAMTVLPLGEDPPAITSLCFNHNGKILAASAVDGMIHMFDMSAGLQITGWPAHDSSISSILFGPDETSIFSLGSDGKIFEWSLQNQGQILWSRDSSRFCYPLNDSKYCRHEMALDANGRRLLVTSSSFRAPIYQVDDSW; from the exons AT GATATGGACATATGATACATCAACTCCAGTGTCTAGAAATGCAACCATATATTGCGGCACTGAAATTTTGTCACTTGACTGGGAATGTAAATCAGACCGCTTG CTTCTTATAGGTACATCCGATGGGTGCATTAAGGCATGGAATGTGGATGCAAAGAGAGTTGTCTGTGACCTCAACACAACCGAAGCATTTCCAAG TGTATTGGACATAAAGTGCATTCCTGTGGAACCTATTTTTGTGTCTGCAGCAGCATCTGGAGG GGCTGGTTCTAACTATATTGACAACTTGGGTTTTGCTTCACTTACTGTGTGGAACATGAAGACATGGAAAGCCATG ACAGTCCTTCCTCTTGGAGAAGATCCACCAGCAATTACTTCTCTATGCTTTAATCACAATGGAAAGATTTTGGCAGCTTCTGCCGTTGATGGAATGATTCACATGTTTG ACATGTCTGCTGGTCTACAAATCACTGGCTGGCCTGCACATGATTCTTCCATCAGTTCAATTCTGTTTGGACCAGATGAGACTAGCATTTTTAGCCTGGGCTCTGATGGGAAG ATTTTTGAGTGGAGTTTGCAAAATCAAGGTCAAATCCTGTGGTCGAGAGACTCTAGTAG GTTTTGTTACCCCCTCAATGACTCAAAATATTGCAGACATGAGATGGCATTAGATGCAAATGGGAGGAGACTCTTGGTAACATCCAGTTCATTTAGAGCACCCATATACCAGGTTGATGATTCGTGGTGA